The following are encoded together in the Variovorax sp. PBS-H4 genome:
- a CDS encoding bifunctional aminoglycoside phosphotransferase/ATP-binding protein produces MSTSTSTAAADRTLVTALRERLQLDTGEAVSLVETHISWVLLTSRLAYKLKKPVYLGFVDFSTLAARKHFCEEEVRLNRRLAPSLYIGVVAVCGSAQAPHLGEGDPIEFAVCMRRFSEDALLQRLVPAGRLELDRLEQFAHRLASFHGRAQIAAPESEFATPDQVGRPVVDALARLRVDAGARPTRDLQTWIFEQRKALRTAWFARQRSGAVRECHGDLHLANVVLIDDQLTAFDCIEFDPALRWIDVMSDVAFLTMDLEAHGRRDLAFRFLDAYLQHSGDYAGMQVLRFYEVYRALVRALVGRFRVRAGAAQPGGPDYLACATRLARMPNSAPRLMLTHGLSGSGKSTMAAALLAVAGAIRIRSDVERKRLFGLEPHERSIDHPTNIYSREATERTFARLAECARTALQAGYPVIVDAAFLRRDERLLFRALAAQLHVPFSILRCRAGEADLRRRIVAREAQGRDPSEATLDVLERQLATQEPLDPGECAAVLDVATDAPVDVDALGARWLALSLPPITRRPAGWSAS; encoded by the coding sequence ATGAGCACGTCCACATCGACTGCCGCCGCCGACCGCACGCTGGTGACGGCCTTGCGTGAGCGCCTGCAGCTCGACACCGGCGAGGCGGTATCGCTGGTGGAGACTCACATCTCCTGGGTGCTGCTGACCTCGCGGTTGGCCTACAAGCTCAAGAAGCCCGTCTATCTGGGTTTCGTCGACTTCAGCACACTGGCGGCCCGCAAGCACTTCTGCGAAGAGGAGGTGCGCCTCAATCGGCGGCTCGCGCCTTCGCTCTACATCGGCGTGGTCGCCGTCTGCGGCAGCGCGCAGGCGCCGCACCTCGGAGAAGGCGACCCCATCGAATTTGCCGTCTGCATGCGGCGCTTTTCCGAAGATGCATTGCTGCAACGACTGGTGCCGGCCGGACGGCTGGAGCTTGACCGCCTTGAACAGTTCGCGCATCGGTTGGCCAGTTTCCACGGGCGGGCACAGATCGCCGCACCGGAGTCGGAGTTCGCAACGCCGGACCAGGTGGGTCGTCCGGTGGTCGATGCGTTGGCACGTCTGCGCGTCGATGCCGGCGCGCGGCCCACCAGAGATCTGCAGACTTGGATTTTCGAGCAAAGGAAGGCGTTGCGCACGGCCTGGTTCGCGAGGCAGCGCAGTGGTGCAGTTCGGGAGTGCCATGGCGACCTTCATCTGGCCAACGTGGTGCTGATCGACGACCAGCTGACCGCCTTCGACTGCATCGAGTTCGATCCTGCTCTGCGCTGGATCGACGTGATGAGCGACGTCGCCTTTCTCACGATGGACCTGGAAGCGCACGGCCGCAGGGATCTCGCGTTCCGCTTTCTCGATGCGTACCTGCAGCACAGCGGCGACTACGCGGGCATGCAGGTGTTGCGCTTCTATGAGGTGTACAGGGCACTCGTGCGTGCGTTGGTGGGCCGCTTCCGTGTGCGTGCCGGCGCTGCGCAGCCCGGCGGACCCGACTACCTCGCCTGCGCAACACGACTTGCGCGGATGCCGAACAGCGCGCCCCGCCTGATGCTCACGCACGGGCTGTCCGGTTCGGGCAAGTCGACCATGGCTGCGGCGCTGCTGGCGGTCGCGGGCGCGATCCGCATCCGGTCGGATGTCGAGCGCAAGCGTCTTTTCGGACTGGAGCCACACGAGCGCTCCATCGACCACCCTACGAATATCTACTCGCGGGAGGCGACCGAACGTACGTTCGCCCGTTTGGCCGAGTGCGCGCGCACGGCCCTGCAGGCCGGCTATCCGGTGATCGTCGACGCCGCCTTCCTGCGCCGCGACGAGCGGCTGTTGTTCCGCGCCTTGGCGGCGCAACTGCACGTGCCCTTCTCGATTCTTCGCTGCCGCGCCGGCGAAGCGGACTTGCGCAGGCGGATCGTGGCGCGGGAGGCGCAGGGACGCGACCCGTCCGAGGCGACCCTGGACGTGCTGGAGCGACAGCTTGCGACGCAGGAGCCCTTGGATCCGGGTGAATGCGCCGCGGTCCTCGACGTTGCCACGGACGCGCCGGTGGATGTGGATGCGCTTGGCGCGCGCTGGCTTGCGCTTTCCCTGCCGCCAATCACTCGAAGGCCAGCGGGCTGGTCGGCAAGCTGA
- a CDS encoding cation-translocating P-type ATPase → MSGDQDLAIGNAHLHPAEAIAAHLEVDPRIGLTADQAKRRRDIHGENRLPEAAPRGLIRRVCDQFRDFMVLVLLSAALLSGFIGDVADTVAIAAIVLLNAAIGLTQEWRAERALDALKRLAAAHTTVRREGLSLTIDTAHVVPGDVVLLEAGNLVPADLRLHKVAQLRVDESTLTGESVTVDKHTAHLGEGEHPLGDRLNMAFKGTLVTHGRAEGVVVATGQQTELGRIAGLLRDAEARSTPLQLRLADFGRRLSLVVLLICGLVFTMGVLRGEPVLLMALTAVSLAVAAIPEALPAVVTVLLALGARRMVKVNALVRRLPSVETLGSISVICSDKTGTLTQNRMRVQAVEYPGGGTPEPLWTAALLCNDASLNANDAWVGDPTETALVEAAMASGMDPRAIRASRVRLHEWPFDSERKRMSTLHREGGDWVVLTKGAPEALVPRCTRVARGQQEAALDVALALSVAAAMAEQGLRVLAVARRSFGGDPAGQSADTVEADLVLLGLVGLADPPRPEVKAAVSDCRSAGITPVMITGDHPATALAIARELGIADDHSPVLTGVQLAALDDAALRRLAGDVQVYARVDPAQKIRIVRALQAQGQFVAMTGDGVNDAPALKQADIGVAMGLGGTDVAREAASLVLLDDNFATIVAAVREGRRIFDNIRKFVRYAITGNSAEIWTLLLAPLVGMPIPLLPLHILWINLVTDGLPGLAFAAEPAERGVMRRPPRAPGESLFAGGTWQHILWVGLLIAGLCLGIQAWALKTGMHWQTMVFTVLTLSQMGYVLAIRSESDSLLTLGLRSNSPMAGAVLSTFVLQLAVVYVPPLQEVFRTEALAAGELAICLGCSVVVFVAVETEKWLRRSARYLRPQEAPIPRRGPAG, encoded by the coding sequence ATGAGCGGTGATCAAGACCTGGCGATCGGAAACGCGCACCTGCATCCGGCAGAGGCCATTGCCGCGCACCTGGAGGTGGATCCGCGGATTGGCTTGACGGCTGACCAGGCGAAGCGGCGGCGGGATATTCACGGCGAAAACCGGCTCCCCGAAGCGGCTCCGCGCGGCCTGATCCGGCGTGTCTGCGATCAGTTCCGTGACTTCATGGTGCTGGTCCTGCTTTCGGCTGCGCTGCTGTCGGGATTCATCGGGGATGTTGCGGATACGGTGGCGATCGCGGCCATCGTGCTGCTCAATGCCGCGATCGGGCTGACGCAGGAGTGGCGCGCAGAGCGCGCGCTCGACGCATTGAAGCGCCTGGCTGCGGCGCACACGACCGTGCGTCGCGAAGGTCTCTCGCTGACGATCGATACCGCGCACGTGGTGCCCGGCGACGTGGTGCTGCTGGAGGCGGGCAATCTCGTCCCCGCCGATCTGCGCCTGCACAAGGTGGCGCAACTGCGGGTGGACGAGTCGACGCTGACGGGAGAATCCGTCACGGTGGATAAGCACACCGCGCACCTCGGCGAAGGTGAACATCCACTGGGCGACCGGCTGAACATGGCCTTCAAGGGAACGCTGGTCACGCATGGTCGCGCCGAAGGCGTGGTGGTCGCCACCGGCCAGCAGACGGAACTCGGCCGCATCGCCGGCCTCCTGCGGGACGCGGAGGCGCGAAGCACGCCGCTCCAGCTTCGCCTTGCCGACTTCGGCAGGCGGCTTTCGCTCGTGGTCCTGTTGATCTGCGGGCTGGTTTTCACCATGGGTGTGCTGCGAGGCGAGCCGGTGCTGCTGATGGCCCTCACGGCCGTGAGCCTCGCAGTGGCGGCCATTCCCGAGGCGCTGCCCGCGGTCGTTACGGTTCTCCTGGCGCTCGGTGCCCGTCGCATGGTGAAGGTGAATGCCCTGGTCCGCCGGCTGCCATCGGTGGAGACACTGGGATCGATCAGCGTGATCTGCTCCGACAAGACCGGCACGCTGACCCAGAACCGCATGCGGGTTCAGGCTGTCGAATATCCCGGCGGCGGAACACCGGAACCGTTGTGGACCGCGGCGCTGCTTTGCAACGACGCGAGCCTGAACGCCAACGACGCCTGGGTGGGCGACCCGACCGAGACCGCGCTTGTCGAGGCCGCGATGGCAAGCGGCATGGACCCGCGGGCCATCCGCGCGTCGCGCGTGCGGCTTCACGAATGGCCTTTCGATTCCGAGCGAAAGCGGATGAGCACCTTGCATCGCGAGGGCGGCGACTGGGTCGTCTTGACCAAAGGTGCTCCCGAAGCGCTCGTGCCCCGCTGCACGCGCGTGGCCCGCGGGCAGCAGGAGGCCGCACTCGACGTCGCCCTGGCTTTGAGCGTGGCGGCAGCGATGGCCGAGCAGGGCTTGCGCGTTCTCGCCGTGGCCCGGCGTTCGTTCGGCGGGGATCCCGCCGGACAGTCTGCAGACACCGTTGAGGCCGACCTGGTCCTGCTCGGTCTCGTGGGTCTGGCAGACCCACCGCGTCCCGAAGTAAAGGCAGCTGTCTCGGATTGCCGCAGCGCAGGCATCACGCCGGTGATGATCACCGGCGACCACCCGGCGACTGCGCTGGCCATTGCGCGCGAGCTCGGCATTGCGGACGACCACTCGCCAGTATTGACGGGCGTGCAGCTCGCCGCACTCGACGACGCCGCGCTGCGACGCCTGGCCGGGGACGTCCAGGTGTACGCACGGGTCGATCCGGCCCAGAAGATTCGCATCGTGCGGGCGCTCCAGGCGCAAGGCCAGTTCGTCGCGATGACTGGCGATGGCGTCAACGACGCACCGGCACTGAAGCAGGCCGACATCGGCGTTGCCATGGGGCTCGGCGGCACCGACGTGGCACGCGAGGCGGCGAGCCTCGTGCTCCTCGACGACAACTTCGCCACCATCGTGGCCGCGGTCCGCGAGGGAAGGCGCATCTTCGACAACATCCGCAAGTTCGTCCGCTACGCGATCACCGGGAACTCCGCAGAGATCTGGACCTTGCTGCTTGCTCCGCTCGTGGGCATGCCGATTCCACTGCTGCCGCTGCATATCCTCTGGATCAACCTGGTGACCGATGGACTGCCCGGCCTGGCGTTTGCCGCAGAACCCGCCGAACGAGGCGTGATGCGGCGGCCTCCGCGCGCCCCCGGCGAAAGCCTGTTCGCAGGTGGAACCTGGCAGCACATCCTGTGGGTGGGGCTGCTGATCGCAGGCCTGTGCCTTGGCATCCAGGCCTGGGCCTTGAAGACAGGCATGCATTGGCAAACGATGGTGTTCACGGTGCTCACGCTCTCGCAGATGGGATACGTGCTGGCCATTCGGTCGGAGAGCGATTCGCTCTTGACGCTGGGACTGCGCAGCAATTCGCCCATGGCCGGTGCGGTGTTGTCGACCTTCGTGCTTCAACTTGCCGTTGTCTATGTACCGCCGTTGCAGGAGGTATTTCGCACCGAAGCGCTGGCGGCCGGCGAGTTGGCGATATGTCTGGGCTGCTCGGTAGTGGTATTCGTGGCGGTCGAAACGGAGAAATGGTTGCGTCGGTCGGCACGGTACCTTCGGCCGCAGGAAGCGCCGATCCCGCGCCGGGGGCCGGCTGGCTAG
- a CDS encoding universal stress protein, whose protein sequence is MYQRILVPVDGSTTSLRGLDEALRLAKLTGAALRLVHVVDELKYVTGFETFAAYNSDLVPLMAEAGEQILQQGTEIAARAGVEAETVLFTSAAGRVSELVAEQARAWNADLIVIGTHGRHGVGRALLGSDAEQILRISPVPVLLVNARPRAGDASSAVAPQVAADA, encoded by the coding sequence ATGTACCAACGCATTCTTGTTCCCGTCGATGGCAGCACGACCTCCCTCAGGGGCCTGGACGAGGCGCTTCGTCTGGCCAAGCTCACGGGCGCAGCGCTGCGACTCGTCCACGTCGTGGACGAACTGAAGTATGTGACCGGCTTCGAGACCTTTGCCGCCTACAACTCGGACCTCGTCCCGCTCATGGCTGAAGCGGGCGAGCAGATCCTCCAGCAAGGGACCGAGATCGCAGCGCGTGCCGGCGTGGAGGCCGAAACCGTTCTCTTCACCTCGGCCGCTGGCCGCGTATCGGAACTCGTGGCCGAGCAGGCGAGAGCCTGGAACGCCGACCTGATCGTGATCGGCACGCATGGTCGCCATGGTGTCGGCCGTGCGCTGCTGGGCAGCGATGCGGAGCAGATACTGCGCATCTCGCCGGTCCCGGTGCTGCTGGTCAATGCCCGCCCGAGGGCGGGTGACGCAAGCAGCGCGGTGGCACCGCAAGTCGCAGCCGACGCATGA
- a CDS encoding PHA/PHB synthase family protein codes for MEDKVEALDRTLHAVMGQLTRGISPAAMMLAWSDWAIHLAAQPVRSAQVLVSGPLTRAVEATGQAFQALPPREPPTPDSHEDDRRLADPSWDAWPFTLYRQAFRTSGQWLRQLTEGVPGVERHHGQVVAFAARQLHEICSPANWPATHPLVLQRTAATGGMNLLQGARNFAEDLQRSLQRLPPKAAEDFVPGRQVAITPGKVVLRNHLMELIQYAPTTAKVHPEPLLIMSAWIMKYYILDLSPHNSLIRYLVDKGHTVFAISWRNPDSDDRDLGINDYLAQGFMASLDAINAIVPRRRVHAVGYCLGGTLLAIGAAAMARDGDDRLATVSLLAAQTDFTEPGELGLFIDESQLSFMEDLMARQGYLDSSQMAGAFNLLRAIDLIWSPMVQNYLLGERSPMTDLMAWNTDGTRMPYRMHADYLRSLFLDNALARGQYLVNGRPVSLGDIEAPIFAVATQTDHVAPWRSVYKLNLLCDTEISFVLTNGGHNAGIVSEPGHAHRHCRVLHRARNAPYVSPDEYVARAEHVEGSWWPALQAWLAARSGPRCKPPRMGHAELGYAPLCDAPGTYVMAH; via the coding sequence ATGGAAGACAAAGTCGAGGCACTGGACCGGACGCTGCATGCCGTCATGGGCCAGCTGACCAGAGGGATTTCGCCCGCGGCGATGATGCTGGCCTGGTCGGACTGGGCCATCCACCTCGCAGCGCAGCCCGTGCGCAGCGCCCAAGTGCTCGTGAGCGGCCCGCTGACGCGGGCGGTCGAGGCCACTGGCCAGGCCTTCCAGGCATTGCCTCCCCGTGAACCGCCGACCCCGGACTCGCACGAAGACGACCGCCGCCTCGCAGACCCTTCGTGGGATGCATGGCCCTTCACCCTGTATCGCCAGGCGTTCCGCACAAGCGGCCAGTGGCTGCGGCAATTGACCGAAGGCGTACCCGGTGTCGAGCGCCACCACGGGCAAGTCGTCGCCTTCGCGGCAAGGCAGTTGCACGAGATCTGCTCTCCGGCGAACTGGCCCGCGACCCACCCGCTCGTCCTGCAAAGAACCGCCGCGACCGGCGGGATGAACCTGCTGCAAGGCGCCCGGAACTTTGCGGAAGACCTGCAGCGCAGCCTCCAGCGCCTGCCGCCGAAAGCTGCCGAGGATTTCGTACCCGGGCGCCAGGTGGCAATCACCCCCGGAAAGGTCGTCTTGCGCAACCACCTCATGGAGCTTATCCAATATGCGCCCACGACGGCCAAGGTCCATCCCGAGCCGCTGTTGATCATGAGCGCGTGGATCATGAAGTACTACATCCTCGATCTCTCCCCGCACAACTCTCTGATCCGCTATCTGGTCGACAAGGGTCACACCGTGTTCGCGATTTCGTGGAGAAACCCCGATTCGGATGATCGGGACCTCGGCATCAACGACTACTTGGCGCAAGGCTTCATGGCCAGCCTCGACGCGATCAACGCCATCGTGCCCCGGAGGCGCGTGCACGCAGTGGGTTACTGCCTGGGAGGAACGCTGCTGGCCATCGGCGCGGCGGCCATGGCGCGCGACGGCGACGATCGCCTCGCGACGGTGTCGCTGCTGGCGGCACAGACGGATTTCACGGAGCCGGGAGAACTCGGCCTTTTCATCGACGAGAGCCAGCTCAGCTTCATGGAAGACCTGATGGCGCGCCAGGGCTATCTGGATTCGAGCCAGATGGCAGGCGCCTTCAACCTGTTGCGCGCCATCGACCTCATCTGGTCGCCCATGGTGCAGAACTACCTCCTCGGCGAGCGCAGTCCGATGACCGATCTGATGGCCTGGAACACTGACGGCACGCGCATGCCCTACCGAATGCACGCCGACTACCTGCGCAGCCTGTTCCTCGACAACGCGCTTGCGCGTGGCCAATACCTGGTAAACGGACGACCGGTCTCGTTGGGCGACATCGAGGCACCGATCTTCGCCGTCGCGACGCAAACCGACCATGTCGCACCCTGGCGCTCCGTCTACAAACTGAATTTGCTATGCGATACCGAGATCAGCTTCGTTCTCACCAACGGCGGCCACAACGCCGGCATCGTGAGCGAGCCCGGTCACGCGCACCGCCACTGTCGGGTCCTCCACCGTGCCAGGAATGCCCCCTACGTATCACCGGATGAGTACGTCGCTCGCGCCGAACACGTGGAGGGCTCATGGTGGCCTGCACTGCAGGCATGGCTGGCGGCTCGCTCGGGGCCTCGGTGCAAGCCGCCGCGCATGGGCCATGCGGAGCTCGGCTACGCCCCCCTTTGCGATGCACCCGGCACCTATGTCATGGCGCATTGA
- a CDS encoding BON domain-containing protein, with translation MRSDAQLRSDVVAELNWDPAITATDVGVIVKDGVVTLTGHPSSHAEKYAIERAAQRVKGVKALAIEMPVKLAADYTRTDADIAAAVERAIEWNVLVPDDKIHPMLENGWVTLNGEVEWDYQRRAAENAVRDLLGVTGVTNLVAVKPKFTAADVEKKIQEALERQAGREAERIKIEVNGAHVTLSGKVHSWAERKAAQGAAWSAPGVANVINKLLVEA, from the coding sequence ATGAGATCCGATGCACAACTCAGAAGCGATGTCGTCGCCGAACTGAACTGGGACCCGGCGATCACCGCCACCGACGTCGGCGTGATCGTCAAGGACGGCGTCGTCACGTTGACCGGGCATCCCTCCAGCCACGCCGAGAAGTACGCCATCGAGCGCGCTGCGCAGCGCGTCAAGGGCGTGAAGGCGCTGGCGATCGAGATGCCGGTCAAGCTCGCCGCCGACTACACGCGGACCGACGCTGACATTGCCGCTGCCGTGGAGCGCGCCATCGAGTGGAACGTGCTCGTGCCCGACGACAAGATCCATCCGATGTTGGAGAACGGCTGGGTCACGCTCAATGGAGAAGTCGAATGGGACTACCAGCGCAGGGCGGCTGAAAATGCCGTGCGCGACCTGCTCGGCGTCACCGGCGTCACGAACCTGGTTGCCGTGAAGCCGAAGTTCACGGCGGCCGACGTCGAAAAGAAGATCCAGGAAGCACTGGAGCGCCAGGCAGGTCGCGAAGCCGAGCGAATCAAGATCGAGGTCAACGGTGCCCATGTCACGCTCAGCGGGAAGGTCCATTCCTGGGCCGAACGCAAGGCCGCCCAGGGGGCCGCATGGTCGGCGCCGGGCGTCGCCAACGTGATCAACAAGCTGCTCGTTGAAGCCTGA
- the phbB gene encoding acetoacetyl-CoA reductase, which produces MRVALVTGGTVGIGAAVAEALSAAGYRVASNYGGNTQAAEAFTARTGIPAFAWNVADPAACKTGVGRVEAALGPIEVLINNAGITRDAMLHKMTLEQWREVLDVNLGGCFNMCRAVIEGMRERRFGRIVNMSSVNGLSGQAGQTNYAATKAGLVGFTKSLALEGASRNITANVVAPGYTDTAMVRAVPPDALAQILKTVPMGRLATPAEIARGVVFLAADEAGFISGITLSMNGGKYMP; this is translated from the coding sequence ATGCGTGTCGCACTGGTCACCGGCGGAACCGTTGGCATCGGAGCCGCCGTAGCCGAAGCCCTTTCGGCCGCAGGCTACCGGGTCGCCTCCAACTACGGCGGCAACACGCAGGCGGCGGAGGCGTTCACCGCGCGAACCGGCATACCCGCATTCGCGTGGAACGTGGCCGATCCGGCCGCGTGCAAGACGGGCGTGGGCCGCGTGGAGGCTGCCCTGGGGCCGATCGAGGTGCTGATCAACAATGCCGGCATCACGCGCGACGCGATGCTGCACAAGATGACGCTCGAGCAGTGGCGCGAGGTGCTCGACGTCAATCTGGGCGGCTGCTTCAACATGTGCCGAGCTGTGATCGAGGGCATGCGGGAGCGCCGCTTCGGCCGCATCGTCAACATGAGCTCGGTCAACGGGCTCTCGGGGCAGGCCGGGCAGACCAACTACGCCGCGACCAAGGCGGGGCTGGTCGGCTTCACGAAGTCCCTCGCGCTCGAAGGCGCGTCCCGCAACATCACGGCCAACGTCGTGGCGCCGGGCTATACCGACACCGCCATGGTCCGTGCGGTGCCGCCCGACGCGCTGGCGCAGATCCTGAAGACCGTCCCGATGGGGCGGCTGGCGACACCGGCGGAGATCGCGCGCGGCGTCGTCTTTCTCGCCGCGGACGAAGCCGGCTTCATCAGTGGCATCACACTGTCCATGAACGGCGGCAAGTACATGCCCTGA
- the adhP gene encoding alcohol dehydrogenase AdhP — MRTMKAAVVHAFGQPLKIEEVPVPEVPPGQVLVKVAASGVCHTDLHAAEGDWPVKPALPFIPGHEGVGHVAAVGAGVKHVKEGDRVGVPWLHTACGHCEHCITGWETLCDHQQMTGYTVNGGYAEYVLADPGYVGHLPANVGFTEIAPVLCAGVTVYKGLKVLDCKPGDWVAISGVGGLGHLAVQYAKAMGFHVAAVDIDDEKLQLASQVGADMVINAAKQDPAQEMQKALRGAHGVLVTAVSRSAFAQALGMLHKRGTMSMVGLPPGDFALPIFDMVLNAKTVRGSIVGTRKDLQEALEFAGEGKVRTVCSEDRLDNINNVFDDMRRGRIEGRVVMRLTDEV, encoded by the coding sequence ATGCGAACGATGAAAGCCGCGGTTGTCCACGCGTTCGGACAACCCCTCAAGATCGAAGAAGTGCCCGTGCCCGAGGTACCCCCGGGGCAGGTCCTGGTCAAGGTGGCCGCCTCCGGCGTCTGCCACACCGACCTGCATGCCGCAGAAGGCGATTGGCCGGTCAAGCCCGCCCTGCCCTTCATTCCCGGCCACGAGGGCGTGGGCCATGTCGCGGCTGTCGGCGCGGGCGTCAAGCACGTCAAGGAAGGCGACCGCGTGGGGGTGCCGTGGCTGCATACCGCCTGCGGGCATTGCGAGCACTGCATCACCGGCTGGGAGACGCTGTGCGACCACCAGCAGATGACCGGCTACACCGTCAACGGCGGCTACGCAGAGTATGTGCTCGCCGATCCGGGCTATGTGGGGCACCTGCCGGCGAATGTCGGCTTCACCGAGATCGCGCCCGTGCTTTGCGCGGGCGTCACCGTCTACAAGGGACTCAAGGTGCTGGATTGCAAACCGGGCGATTGGGTGGCGATCTCCGGAGTCGGCGGCCTGGGCCACCTGGCGGTGCAGTACGCCAAGGCGATGGGGTTCCATGTCGCTGCCGTCGACATCGACGACGAGAAGCTGCAGTTGGCCAGCCAGGTCGGCGCCGACATGGTGATCAATGCCGCGAAGCAGGATCCCGCCCAGGAGATGCAGAAAGCTTTGCGCGGCGCGCACGGCGTGCTGGTGACCGCGGTCTCCCGCAGCGCCTTCGCGCAGGCGCTGGGCATGCTGCACAAGCGCGGCACCATGTCGATGGTGGGTCTGCCGCCGGGCGATTTCGCGCTGCCGATTTTCGACATGGTGCTCAATGCCAAGACCGTGCGGGGGTCGATCGTGGGCACCCGCAAGGACCTGCAGGAGGCTCTGGAATTCGCCGGCGAGGGCAAGGTGCGCACGGTCTGCAGCGAAGACCGGCTCGACAACATCAACAACGTATTCGATGACATGCGCCGGGGCCGGATCGAAGGCCGGGTCGTCATGCGCTTGACAGACGAGGTCTAG
- a CDS encoding TraR/DksA family transcriptional regulator encodes MKHLTDTDLHLLSDQLQAMRRSVLDEIRGASLDIEATLQPQDHEVRTHADEAEVERLGDVRFAEIEIDQARLLDIEQAQQRMAVGRYGVCIDCGDPIPRERLMAQATAIRCAACQAAAEDRLRR; translated from the coding sequence ATGAAACACCTGACCGATACCGACCTCCACCTGCTGTCCGATCAACTCCAAGCCATGAGGCGCAGCGTCCTCGATGAAATCCGCGGCGCTTCCCTCGATATCGAAGCCACTCTTCAGCCTCAGGATCACGAGGTCCGAACCCATGCCGATGAAGCCGAGGTCGAACGTCTCGGCGACGTCCGCTTCGCCGAGATCGAAATCGACCAAGCCAGGCTGCTCGACATCGAGCAGGCGCAGCAGCGCATGGCCGTCGGCCGCTATGGCGTCTGCATTGACTGCGGGGATCCCATCCCGCGCGAGCGGCTGATGGCGCAAGCCACCGCCATCCGCTGCGCGGCTTGCCAAGCCGCCGCCGAGGACAGGCTTCGCCGCTGA
- a CDS encoding winged helix-turn-helix domain-containing protein encodes MTTPAHLAVLDDEADITLLLANYLASHGFRVSQLHTGTALMDLMACDAPILVLLDLGLPGEDGFAIARQLREHWRCGLVIVTGRGDSVDKVVGLEVGADDYVTKPFDLRELLARIKAVLRRLAPAESAPARATTEAATLLRFAQWELDTAARRLLDPGRSEVSLTTGEFDLLNTLATHPGRVLSRDFLLEHTRGRDGGPFDRTIDVQIGRLRKKLEADPNNPQIIKSVRGAGYILVPKVEAA; translated from the coding sequence GTGACTACTCCTGCACATCTTGCGGTTCTCGACGACGAAGCCGACATCACGCTACTGCTCGCCAACTACCTTGCAAGCCACGGTTTCCGCGTCAGCCAGCTGCATACCGGCACGGCGCTCATGGACCTGATGGCATGTGATGCGCCCATCCTCGTGCTGCTGGACCTGGGCCTGCCGGGTGAGGATGGCTTCGCCATCGCCCGCCAATTGAGGGAACACTGGCGTTGCGGGCTGGTGATCGTCACCGGCCGCGGCGATTCTGTCGACAAGGTGGTCGGCTTGGAGGTCGGTGCCGACGACTACGTGACCAAGCCATTCGATCTGCGCGAACTGCTGGCGCGCATCAAGGCCGTGCTCCGTCGGCTTGCGCCTGCCGAATCCGCGCCGGCGAGGGCAACTACCGAGGCCGCAACGCTGCTGCGCTTTGCGCAGTGGGAGCTCGACACCGCGGCCCGGCGCCTGCTGGATCCGGGCCGAAGCGAGGTGTCCCTCACCACGGGCGAGTTCGATCTGCTGAACACGCTGGCGACCCACCCAGGCCGCGTGCTGTCGCGGGACTTCCTTCTCGAACACACCCGGGGCCGCGACGGCGGCCCCTTCGACCGCACCATCGACGTCCAGATCGGACGATTGCGCAAGAAGCTGGAAGCCGACCCGAACAACCCACAGATCATCAAGTCGGTGCGCGGCGCGGGCTACATCCTGGTGCCCAAGGTCGAGGCGGCCTGA